One part of the Archaeoglobaceae archaeon genome encodes these proteins:
- a CDS encoding N-acyl homoserine lactonase family protein gives MFRIKPLKQAEISVPLGAVAMLGDMRLLASGPVYVWLIESEDQKIVVDAGVSEPKNGLVHGFPCKDGGEKGLRNALSTVGLSPEDVETLIITHLHFDHVANAKLFQNARIFVQKREWESAMNPPMHYREIYEKELFSPLEEMDLCLVNGDFELMEGIRLVLLPGHTKGLQGVLVEAQSGRYLISGDHFYSYLNVHPPKTPIEFEDETGQKVSVGSNLPFHPPGLHVDLSEWFESCFKALSLVRRSRILPGHEPSIEGQEFT, from the coding sequence ATGTTTCGCATAAAGCCTTTGAAACAGGCGGAAATTAGTGTCCCTCTTGGCGCGGTTGCAATGCTCGGCGATATGCGTCTGCTCGCTTCTGGACCAGTTTACGTTTGGCTGATAGAGAGTGAAGACCAAAAGATTGTTGTCGACGCTGGAGTTTCTGAACCTAAGAACGGCTTGGTGCACGGATTCCCTTGCAAAGACGGTGGTGAAAAGGGATTACGAAACGCTCTTTCAACTGTGGGACTCAGCCCTGAAGATGTCGAAACTCTGATAATCACCCATTTGCATTTTGATCACGTTGCAAATGCAAAGCTTTTCCAAAATGCAAGGATATTTGTCCAGAAAAGAGAATGGGAGTCTGCAATGAACCCGCCAATGCACTATCGGGAGATATACGAAAAGGAGCTGTTCTCTCCACTTGAAGAAATGGATCTCTGTCTCGTGAATGGTGATTTTGAGCTCATGGAGGGCATCAGACTTGTTTTACTGCCAGGGCACACAAAGGGATTGCAGGGAGTTCTTGTTGAAGCCCAGAGTGGCAGATATCTGATCTCGGGTGATCACTTCTACTCATATCTAAACGTCCATCCACCAAAAACGCCGATTGAGTTCGAAGATGAGACTGGGCAAAAAGTCTCTGTTGGCTCCAATCTCCCGTTTCATCCGCCAGGGCTTCATGTGGATCTTAGCGAGTGGTTTGAAAGCTGTTTTAAAGCACTCAGCCTTGTAAGACGGAGCAGAATTCTGCCGGGGCATGAGCCGAGCATCGAGGGTCAGGAGTTTACCTGA
- a CDS encoding biotin transporter BioY, giving the protein MEFVRYRFFRWRYEAEFEHKLLLALAFAVLTGLCAQIRLYLPWTPVPITMQTFAVFLSAIMLGKHWGGISQTLYVSLGFAGIPWFAGFKGGLVVLSGATAGYLFGFIISAFFIGYFVDRYIMARFFFTLLPILLFANFVIIYGFGLLWLSLIFPNAGLFELLMMGAIPFIPGDLTKILLVSAIGKAIMPKVAFNGEVDAGEKYKLF; this is encoded by the coding sequence ATGGAGTTTGTAAGGTATAGATTCTTCAGATGGAGATATGAGGCAGAATTCGAGCATAAGTTGCTTTTAGCTTTAGCTTTCGCAGTGCTCACAGGCTTATGTGCTCAAATTCGCCTTTACTTGCCGTGGACTCCAGTTCCGATAACAATGCAAACCTTTGCAGTCTTTTTAAGTGCAATAATGCTTGGAAAGCACTGGGGCGGAATCAGTCAGACTTTATACGTTTCTCTGGGCTTCGCAGGAATTCCTTGGTTTGCAGGATTTAAAGGCGGGCTTGTGGTGCTTTCTGGAGCAACAGCTGGCTATTTATTTGGCTTCATCATTTCTGCGTTCTTCATTGGCTACTTTGTGGACAGATATATCATGGCAAGATTCTTCTTCACACTACTTCCGATCCTTCTATTTGCAAACTTTGTGATCATATATGGCTTCGGACTATTGTGGCTAAGTCTGATCTTTCCGAACGCAGGACTTTTCGAATTGCTCATGATGGGAGCCATACCCTTCATCCCGGGAGATTTAACCAAGATTCTGCTTGTCTCGGCGATAGGAAAAGCGATAATGCCAAAAGTAGCATTCAACGGAGAAGTTGATGCAGGAGAAAAATATAAGCTATTCTAA
- the hemB gene encoding porphobilinogen synthase: MRRLRKENLRELFWEARLRVENLIVPIFVDETAKEKKEISSMPDYYRLPLELVAKEVEECMDLGLRAFILFGIPKKKDEIGSEAYNENGIVQRAVRLIKESFPKAVVITDVCLCEYTAHGHCGLVRNGEILNDETLEILGKVAVSHAKAGADIVAPSGMMDGMVSAIRSALDSEGFSNTLIMSYSAKFASNFYSPFREAAESGYKFGDRKSYQMDFHNSDEAMREIELDILEGADIVMVKPALAYLDIIRRAKETFNVPLAAYNVSGEYSMVKAGIKMGWLSKDIIHEILTAIKRAGADLIITYHAKEIAKEII; this comes from the coding sequence ATGAGAAGACTGCGGAAGGAAAATCTAAGGGAATTGTTCTGGGAAGCAAGGCTGAGAGTTGAAAATCTCATAGTTCCGATTTTTGTAGACGAGACTGCAAAAGAGAAGAAGGAAATCAGCTCGATGCCCGACTACTATCGCCTTCCTTTGGAGCTTGTTGCTAAAGAAGTTGAAGAGTGCATGGATCTTGGGCTCAGAGCTTTTATTCTTTTCGGAATTCCGAAAAAAAAGGACGAAATCGGAAGCGAAGCCTATAATGAAAATGGTATTGTTCAGAGAGCGGTTAGGCTCATAAAGGAGAGTTTTCCAAAGGCTGTAGTGATCACCGACGTCTGTCTTTGCGAATACACCGCCCATGGGCATTGCGGATTGGTCAGGAATGGGGAAATTTTGAACGATGAAACTCTCGAAATCCTTGGAAAAGTAGCTGTGAGCCACGCAAAAGCGGGAGCGGATATTGTAGCACCTTCGGGAATGATGGATGGGATGGTAAGTGCAATTCGATCTGCTTTAGACAGCGAGGGATTTAGCAATACTCTGATTATGAGCTACTCCGCAAAATTTGCCTCGAATTTTTACTCGCCCTTCAGAGAAGCTGCAGAGAGTGGATACAAGTTTGGGGACAGAAAAAGCTATCAGATGGATTTTCACAATAGCGATGAAGCCATGCGTGAAATCGAGCTCGACATTCTCGAGGGGGCGGACATCGTAATGGTTAAACCCGCCTTAGCTTATTTAGACATAATTCGAAGAGCAAAGGAGACTTTTAACGTCCCGCTTGCTGCATACAACGTCAGCGGAGAGTATTCTATGGTTAAGGCGGGAATAAAAATGGGATGGCTAAGCAAGGACATTATCCATGAGATATTGACTGCCATAAAAAGGGCGGGAGCAGATCTAATAATAACCTATCATGCAAAGGAGATCGCAAAAGAGATTATTTAA
- the hemA gene encoding glutamyl-tRNA reductase produces the protein MELGCLSVSHKRARVEDIEKVSKEDYFLPILSSYPFHEFAYILTCNRFEVYAVGFAIYENLSKLSKELGVDKISEIYVGEDCIRHLMRVCAGVESMIVGENEILGQVKNSFLKCAKKNFVGENLERVFTKATQVGSKIRRETAISKGALSIGSAAVVLAERVLGSLSGKKVLIVGAGEMGQLVAKAIHKDVEKILIANRTFSKAEALAKKIGGIAVRFDKLEECLKLCDVVISATSAPHIVISRQAVENAIRDREKKLVIIDIALPRDVDESVRELKNVELFTIDDLRAISEENMKKRELEVKRAEEIIEEEIEQFRVYLKDLEAKKAIDAMYSLAGKFVDEEVEELYQKLSKLGLNEDVKPMLRAFAISLIKKFLSEPTLKLKLAARNGDLELINAILKVFGDGNVSECSDEKTAEGKSKGIVLGSKAES, from the coding sequence GTGGAACTCGGATGTTTGTCAGTGTCGCACAAACGTGCAAGAGTTGAGGACATCGAAAAAGTCTCTAAGGAAGATTATTTTCTGCCAATTCTTTCATCCTATCCTTTTCATGAATTTGCATACATTTTGACCTGTAACAGGTTTGAGGTCTACGCTGTCGGCTTCGCAATTTATGAAAACCTTTCAAAGCTATCTAAGGAGCTTGGAGTGGACAAAATATCCGAGATATACGTTGGGGAAGATTGTATTCGCCACCTGATGCGTGTGTGCGCTGGCGTGGAGTCGATGATCGTTGGCGAGAACGAGATTCTTGGGCAGGTTAAGAATTCTTTCCTGAAATGTGCAAAAAAGAATTTTGTTGGCGAGAACCTTGAAAGAGTTTTTACTAAGGCTACACAAGTAGGAAGCAAGATCAGAAGAGAGACCGCAATCTCGAAAGGTGCTCTTTCAATCGGTTCCGCAGCGGTTGTGCTTGCTGAAAGGGTTCTTGGTTCTCTAAGCGGTAAAAAGGTTTTAATTGTAGGCGCAGGAGAGATGGGACAGCTGGTTGCAAAGGCTATTCATAAAGATGTTGAAAAAATTCTAATTGCAAATAGGACTTTTTCAAAAGCTGAAGCTCTTGCAAAAAAAATTGGAGGGATTGCGGTTAGATTTGACAAACTGGAGGAGTGCCTAAAATTATGCGATGTTGTTATTTCAGCAACTTCCGCACCGCACATCGTGATCTCGAGGCAGGCAGTTGAAAATGCGATTCGTGATAGAGAAAAGAAACTCGTAATAATAGACATAGCCCTGCCGAGAGATGTTGATGAATCCGTTAGAGAATTAAAAAATGTTGAGCTTTTTACAATTGACGATCTAAGAGCTATAAGTGAGGAGAATATGAAGAAGAGAGAATTGGAAGTTAAAAGAGCTGAAGAGATAATAGAAGAGGAGATCGAGCAGTTCAGGGTTTACCTCAAAGACCTTGAAGCCAAGAAGGCGATTGATGCGATGTATAGCCTTGCAGGGAAGTTCGTTGACGAGGAAGTTGAGGAGCTATACCAAAAACTTTCGAAGCTCGGGCTAAATGAAGATGTTAAGCCAATGCTTAGAGCATTTGCAATTTCACTCATCAAAAAGTTTTTGAGCGAGCCGACGCTTAAGTTAAAGCTCGCAGCAAGGAATGGAGATCTTGAGCTTATAAATGCGATTCTCAAGGTTTTTGGTGATGGTAATGTTTCCGAATGTTCGGATGAGAAGACTGCGGAAGGAAAATCTAAGGGAATTGTTCTGGGAAGCAAGGCTGAGAGTTGA